The genomic interval ATTTTTTATTAATAATATCAGCTAATTTATATTACACTTTTGTGTATCCCATTAAAACATTGAAACCAATCATTCCTTGCAGAAGATTACTTATCTTCCAAAAGTCTCAAGAAAGGAAATAAAATTAGAATCCATTACACCTTCATATTGTGTAATCGTCCTTATTTCCGGTATAAAATCCCACATATGAAACATTTGACCTACTATAAAAAAAGCGATTTGAACCATAATTATCTTTATTAGAATTCTTTCTACTATTTTCACTAGAAACACTCCTATATACTAGCTTCTCCTAAAATCGAACGACAAAGGAAAACTTCCAAGTGATCATTCAAAAAAAGCACTTTCCATTAAAACTTTCCCGATTTATCCTTTTAAAGTTTAAATGTTATATATTTAGTATCGGAGTATTTGTAAGCCTTTATTCAGATTTCCAGCCCTTTCTTTTTTAAAGAGAGTTGACGGTCAAAACTAAATCTTAACATGGATTGACGATCGACTGGATCGACTTTTAAAAATTCAATGGACATTTTATCGCTATTTTCATTATAATTAATGATATTTTTGATTTCCGCATCTAAATGCAAATAATTATACTCACCGTTTTGTAATGGTAAGACTAATGAAACTTTAATCTTATTCTTTTCCTGCAATTTTATATCTTTAGGAACAATGACAGCTGCTCCACCTGCACTAAAATCTAAAGATACAGTTGTAAATGGTTTAAAGGGATTTTCTATCTCCAATGGATGAATGGCCATATCAATACTTGT from Niallia sp. FSL W8-0635 carries:
- a CDS encoding flagellar brake protein, with translation MISIGDTFIIEPIHGKEKVEQYKSRVLGVEEKSINIEYPIHMETNKLLFLMNGAQLRVNFVTSEGVAYLFHSEVIGRKKDNNVPVLILSLPEKDQMIKIQRRQFVRIETSIDMAIHPLEIENPFKPFTTVSLDFSAGGAAVIVPKDIKLQEKNKIKVSLVLPLQNGEYNYLHLDAEIKNIINYNENSDKMSIEFLKVDPVDRQSMLRFSFDRQLSLKKKGLEI
- a CDS encoding DUF5359 family protein; amino-acid sequence: MKIVERILIKIIMVQIAFFIVGQMFHMWDFIPEIRTITQYEGVMDSNFISFLETFGR